In Planctomonas sp. JC2975, the genomic stretch AGATCTTCATGGACCACGGGTGGTACCCGGTGGTGGCGTCCGAGACCATCACGTTCCGCAAGTCGCTTCAGCTCTGGCAGGCGTTCACGGTCGAGTCGCGCATCATCGGCTTCGACGACAAGGCCGCGTACATGCAGCACCGCGCCGTCGTGAACGGCGAGATCTACGCCGAGGCCTTCATCAAGGCGCGGTTCCTCAAGCGCACCGGCGGCACCGTGCCGGTCGCCGACCTGCTGGATGCCGTCGGCCAGGTGCCGCCCGCCCTCGAGCTCCCGGAGTGGCTGGTGCGCTGGGGCGACGACGTGAAGCTGCCGTCCACGCGCGCGGAGGCGCCCAGCACCTGGGAGTGACGTCCTCCGTCTTCGATTCAGGGAGACCCGAGCGCCGAGGGCAGCAAACGTCGTCGAGAACAGCGGAGTTGCTGCTGTTCTCGAGCTGAGAGCGCGGACACTGCTGCTGCTGTTGCTGCGGGTTATCGGTCGACTCTTCAGGCCAACTGTTCAGTTAAACTGAAGAATCTGGTATCATAGAGACATGGCCACCCCGTCCGCACACGCGTCAGGTACCGGTCTCGGCCCGAACCCGACCGGCATCGATGAGCGTGTGCGGGGTGGGGGTCCGAATCGGCGGATGCCACGTCGCTGCCGGGTGCGGAGAGCACCTCCGGCATTCTCACCGGCACCGCCGAGCTGGCGGAGAGCATCCGTGCACTGTCGGGCAGGCTCGCCCGTCGTCTGCGCGAGCAGAGCACGGTCGGCGACTACACGCCGTCGCAGAAGAACGTGATGGTGCGGCTCGACCGCGAGGGATCCGCCACGCTGTCCGCCCTGGCGCGGGCAGAAGGCATGAAGCCGCAGTCGATGGCCTCGATCCTCACCACGCTCGCCGAGGCGTCCATGGTGAGCAGCCAGCCGGATCCGAACGACAAGCGCCAGCACCTCTGGGCGCTCACCGACCAGGCCAGGGAGGCCCTTCTCGCCGGCCGGGCAGCACGCATCGACTGGCTCGCGCGCTCGATCCGCGACTCGCTCGACGCCGCGGAAGAGGCGGAACTCCGACGCGGCATCGAACTGTTGGCCGGCGTCGTCGACGGCCGAACGGGCTGATCGCGGGGGTCCGTCGAACGGACGGACAGCGGAACGGGATCCCCACCCGTAGCTGCGGTCGACGATCGCATGCGAGAACTCCATGACAGGAAGTCACACCACGAACCCGAAGCGAATCGCTTCCGGGACCGGCGACGCAACGTCGTCGGCGCCCGCCATCGAACCCCAATCCATCGAACCGACGAGCCTTGTGCAGGTCGACGCCGCCCCCGACGGGCAGCGCACGCCCACCGCGACCGCCGCTGTCCCCGAGGCTCCGGTCCCGGCAGCCTCTGCACCCGTCCCGAAGCCCTTCGGCTGGCGTTTCACGGCGCCGCTCCTGCTCGGCTCGACGCTCAACCCGATCAACAGTGCAACGCTCGCCACCGGGCTCGTCAGCATCGGCGTCGACATGCACCTGGGGCCAGGGCCGGCGGCCACCCTCATCTCGGTGCTCTACCTCTGCAGCGCCATCATGCAGCCGACGATGGGCAAGATCTCCACGCTGCTGGGCGCGCGGCGCACGTTCCTCACCGGAATCGTCATCCTCTTCGTCGGCGGCGCGGTCGGAGCCTTCGCGCCGAGCTTCGGATTCCTTCTCCTCTCTCGAGCCCTGATCGGCGTCGGCACCTCAGCTGCCTATCCGACGGCGATGGCGCTCGTGCGCCGCCGTGCCGACGCCACCGGATCCGGTGTTCCGAGCCGAGTGCTCGGCAACTTCTCCATCGCCGCGCAGGTGAGCGCGGTGATCGGACTGCCGCTCGGCGGCATCCTGGTCGGCCTGTGGGGCTGGCGAGCCCTCTTCGCCATCAACCTGCCCGTGGCGATCATCACCTACCTGTTCACCATGCTCGGCGTGCCGAAGGACGCTCCGCGCGAGCGACGAGGCGGGCGCGGCATCCTCACCGCCCTCGATCTGCCCGGAATCGGGCTGTTCGCCGCCACCATCGTGTCGCTGCTCGTCTTCCTCGGCGACCTGAAGGCGCCGATCTGGTGGCTTCTCGCGGTGTTCGCGGTGCTGCTGGTAGCCCTCGTCCTGTGGGAGCGACGCGCGAAGAGCCCGATGATCGACGTGCGGATGCTCGCCCGCAACTCGCCCCTGCAGCGCACCTACCTGCGCCAGACGCTCGCCGCGCTGGGCATGTACACGATGATGTACGGCGCACCCCAGTTCCTCGAGGACGGCATGCACGTGGATGCGGCGACCGCCGGCCTGATCATGCTCCCGATGTCGGCGGCGAGCATCGTGCTCGCTCGTGTCGTGTCGAATCGCGGATGGGTGCGCTGGCCGCTGGTGACCGGCGGGATAGCGCTGATCGGTGCCGGCGCCGTCGGCCTGTTCCTCACGAGCGAGTCGAGCTGGCTGATCGCGGTGGGCATGAGCCTGCTCGTCGGTGTCGCGAACGGCTTCACCGGCTTCGCCAACCAGGCGTCGCTCTACACGCAGACACGTGCGGACGAGATCGCCGTGGCATCCGGCCTCTACCGCACGTTCGCCTACATCGGCGCGATCTTCTCGTCGAGCCTCATCGGCCTCGCGTTCGGGGCGAAGGCGACCGACTCCGGATTCCACACCATGGCATGGGTGGTCGGCGCCCTCGGCGTTGCGCTCATCCTGATGACGGTGTTCGACCGCCGGATCCCGAAGGTCGCGGGCGAAGCGCGCTGAGCCGTCTGACTGTCGGGGGTGGCGCCGTAGCCTGGATCCATGTCCTCGATCGCCGCTGCGCCCACCGCAGGTGACGCGGCGGATCCGCGACCGGGATCCGACGACCGGCCGGTCGGGCCGGTGACGTGCGAGTACCGGCCGCGAACGCCGATCGACCTGCGGCAGACGCTCGGGATCCTGGGCCGCGGCACCTACGACCAGACCACCATCTGGGACGCCAAGGGCGTGTGGCGCACGTTCAGAACGCCCGTCGGTCCGGTGACGCTTCGACTGGAACAGCGTCCGGACGGCGTCGACGCCGCAGCGTGGGGGCCGGGTGCGGAGTGGGTGATCGGGGGTGTGCCCGAGCTCTTGGGCGCGGGGGACGATTGGAGTGCGCTCGACGTGGCGCGGTATCCGTTCCTGGCCGAAGTGCTGCGCCGGCGGCAGGGAATGCGGCTGCCGCGCACGCGGCGCGTGCTGGAGGCGCTCGCGCCGGCGATCATCGAGCAGAAGGTCACCAGCCTCGAGGCGTACCGGGAGTGGGCGCGCATCGTTCGCTGGTATGGCGAGATCGCGCCGGGCGTGCACGAGGGGTTCGTGCCTCGCGACTTGCGGGTCTGCCCGTCGGCGCACACGCTGAGACATGTTCCGTCGTGGGAATGGCATCGACTGGGTGTCGATCCGAACCGGTCGCGCACTCTCGTGCTGGCGAGCCGGTCGGCTGATTCGCTGGAACGCATCGTCGACGACGGGGGAGCGGATGCCGCCGCCAAGCTTCGGACGATCTCCGGCATCGGCGTGTGGACGGCCGCGGAGACGCTGCAGCGCTCGCACGGCGACCCCGACCAGATCAGCCTGGGCGACTACGGCCTGAGCAAGACCGTGGGATTCGCGCTCACCGGATCCCCGACCGACGACGACGGCATGCTCGAACTCCTCGAACCATGGGCCGGGCAGCGTCAGCGCGTGGTGCGTCTGATCCTGGCATCCGGACGTGCGCCGGCGAGACGAGCGCCGCGCGCCACCATCACCGACCACCGGTGGCGGTGACGCGGACGGCCCTCAGCCGACGGGTCCGACCTCACGGCCGAACGGTCAGCGACTGACTCGATGCGCCGAGCGGCCCTGACTCGTCGAACAGAACGGTGTGCGTGAGTCCCGCGCCGTCCGGTCCGAAGCTGACGCTCGTGTCCCCGCCGATCCACTGGCCGGCCGGCTCGCGGAACAAGTGAGCGGTGAGGTCGAGATTCGGGAAGGCGACCTGGGTCGGCGGCATCCGAACAGTCATCCCGTTGGCGATGTCGATGACGCCGAGCAGCCGTGCGACGGGTGATATCGGTTCGCCCTCGAGCAGCGGGATCCGCGGCCGCAGCCAGAAGGATGCCCTTCCCGGCTCGACCTGCCGCCGCAGCGTCTCGACGGTGTCGACGAACCCGCCCGGCCAATCCGCGGATGCGCTCCACGGCTCGAACGTCTCGCGCGGGGCGAGCGACGGGATCCCGGATCCTGCGACCGACGTGGTGTCGCTGCGCTGCATCCACCACGCCCTGGCGATGATCGCCGGCCGGGCGTCGTGGCTCAGCACGGCCTCGACGAGCTCGATCGTGCGGCCAGGGCGCAGCATCCGCACCTCGATCTCGACCTCCTCGATCGGGAGCACGCCGAGAATGTCGTACGAGACGCGGGCCAGCAGCATCCGGTCCGGCCGTCGCGACGCATGCTCCTGCTCGATCACGTGCGCGATGAGTCCGAGCGCCGGAGCGACGTGCTGTTCGTCGATGTTCCAGGCGCCCTGCACGGCGAGCGTGGCACGGAACGCGGATGCTCCGGTGCGCTCGAAGTACGCGGAGGGCTCGGCGGGGCGCTCAGCAGGCATCCTCGGATGCTACGTGCTCGCTCCCGGCATGCCGAAGGACGTTGTGCCGCTCCTGCACGTCGCCGCCTCGTCGGCCGGTCATCTTGTGGCGGTGCCACGGGAGCGGGTCGCACGGCTCGGGTGAAGCGATGACGGATGCGACCGCGGCCGCGTCTGCACGTTCTAGCCTGCGCGCATGAGTTCGAAGAGCAAGCAGGGGCCGCACCGCGAGGAGACACTGCCGGTCAACCGAGGTCTGCTCGGATGGCTGGCCGGCCTCATCACGGCCGTGATCATCGCGTTCCCGCTGTCTGCGGCGATCGCCTACGCAACGCACCCGTCGACGCGGAAGCTGTTCGGTGAGCACCTGTCCAACGCATCTGCAGCTGGATTCGCCACGTTCTGGTGGATCCTCGCCGTGCTGCTCGCGGCGCTGCCGTTCCTGGTCGGCTTCGGCATCTCGAAGCTGTCGGCCAAGTGGCTCGCGATCTTCGGTGTGATCGTGGTCATCCTGGTGATCGGCCTCATCGTGCTCGGGCAGATGTTCGCATTCTGACGGAGAAGTAGGTCCGGCTGCTCCGCGCGAACCCCGGCGGACGGATCAGTCGGGATCCGACGGGTCGATCGGCTCGTGGTGGTCGCGGTTCACCACGCCTCGCTTCCAGTACCCCTGAACGTCCAGCTGATCGGGGCGAAGCTCCGCCTCGTGCTTGAGGTACCGCCGTACCGGAATCAGAGCGGATGCCTCTCCCGCCGCCCACACGTAGACATCCGGCCCCAGCTCCAGCGACCGGACGGCCTCCTCCAGTTGTCCGGGTCCGTCCTCGCGGTAGAGCCATTCGACGGACGCCCGCGCCAGCTGCTCGGCGGACAGGTACGGCTCCACCTCTTCGTCGGCGACGTCGAGGAGGGCAGTGATCCGCGTGGTCTCCGGCAGCAGGTCGAGCCAGCGGGTGAATGAGGGGAGAGCCGTCTCATCCGCGATGAGCACGGCCTCCGCGACGTCCTGCGGAGCCTCGCGCGACCCGCGCGGCCCGGCGACGGCGATCTCGTCACCGGGCTGCGCGGCGGCGGCCCACGCTGAGGCGGGACCGCCGCCCGCTGGATCCTTCGGGTTGCCGTGTGCGGCGGTGGGTGAGTGCAGCACGAAGTCGAGGTCGAGCTCGGCTGCACCGAACGGCGCAGGGCGGAACTGCTGTGGCGTGTAGTCGCGGGAGATGATGACGCCGCTCGTCGGCCGGTGGATGCCGTCACCCCGCAGCTCCGGAACCGTCAGCACTCCGGTCACGGGGTCGGGGAAGAACACCTTGACGTGATCCGTCGGGCCGGAGGAAGCGAAGTCGTTCAGCGCATCGCCGATGAGCGTGACGCGCACCATGGAGGGCGTGAGCTGCTCGATGTGCGAAACAGTCAGTCGACGGATCGCCATCTCGTGGCGGATGTGCACTCGTGCGGCCATGATCAGACGCTACGCCCGAAGCCCAGCTCGCAGAGCCGGACTACACGAGTGTCCGCACGGCGCGGTCCGCATAGTTCTGCTCAAGGTCCTCCAGGAGACCGATCTCCCGAGGCTCCCAGCCGAGGAGCGCCCGGGTGGCCGTGCTGGTCGCCGCGAGATCGCGTGCGAAGAATCCGGCCAGGAATCCGAAGCGGTCCTGTGCGTCATCCGTCGAGACGGAGTCGACCGGAATGCCCAGTCCCCGTCCGATCGCCTCGGCCATCTCCTTCGTCGGGACGCCCTCCTCGGCCGCGGCGTGCAGGATGCTGCCGCCCGGCGCCTTCTCGAGCGCGAGGCTCACGAGACGGCCGGCGTCGTCACGGTGCACTGCGGCCCAGCGCTGCGATCCGTCGCCGATGTAGCCGGACACCCCGTTCTCGCGGGCGATGCGCACGAAGGTTGCGCTGAATCCGTGGTCGCCTGTGCCGTGCACGGTCGGCGCGAAGCGCAGGGACACCGGAGCGATCCCTCGCGCGGTGAGGTCGAGCGCGAACCGCTCGGCACCGCCGCGGGGACTCTCCGCGCCCACGTGCGGGGACTGGTCAGCCTCGGTCAGCGGCCGACCGTTCTCCGCACCCGCCATGCCCGAGGCGAACAGGAGCTTGCGTCCGCTGCCCTCGAGCGCGTCGGCGAAGGTCTCGAGTGCGGCGCGCTCCGTGCGTCCGGAGGCGGCGAAGTCCGAGAAGTCGTGCTTGAAGCCGAGGTGGATGACGGCATCGGATGCCGCGGCCCCCGCCCGCAGCACGTCGAGGTCGTCGAGCCCGCCGCGCACGGGCGTGGCGCCGGCGGACTCGAGGGCGGATGCCGAGGCATCCGATCGCGCCAGTCCGGTCACCTCGTGGCCCGCCGCCAGCAGGTGGGGGACGACGCCGGTTCCGATCCAGCCGGATGCCCCTGTCATGAAGATGCGCATGAGACGTACTCCTTCTCGCCCGTCGAGCCGTCCGTCGGGCACCGATGGCGCGCGCCGTGGCACACGAGCGTCATCGATGGTGTGATGTCAGTTGCTGACATCAAGAACGCTAGCACTGATGTCAGTATCTGTCATCACTGTGCGGCATCGGTAGAATCGACGCCATGACTAGGTGGGAGCCGGATGCGCGTGGCAGGATGCAGCGCGCAGCTCTCGACCTGTACGCGGAGCGCGGCTTCGACGAGACGACGGTGCACGACATCGCGCAACGGGCGGGCGTGACCGAGCGCACCTTCTTCCGTCACTTCTCCGACAAGCGAGAGGTGCTCTTCGACGGATCACACGAGCTCGAGCAGGTCGTCGTGCGCGGGCTCGAGGAGTCTCCTTCATCCGTTCCCCTCGAGATGGTCGCTGACGGCTTCGCCGCAGCAGCGCCCTTCTTCGACGAGCGGCGCGAGTGGTCGAAGAAGCGGTCGGCGGTGATCTCCGCCGAAGGCAGTCTGCTCGAGCGCGAGCTGCTCAAGCTGTCGACCATGGGCGCCGCGATCACGGAAGCGCTTCGCGGCCGCGGAGTCGGCGACCGGGACGCGGAACTCGCCGGCGACCTCGGCGTCGCTGCATTCGGCTGTGCCTTTCAGCGCTGGATCGACGGCGACTATGCCGCCGTGGCCGGGGATGGCGCCGGCTTCGCCGAGTGTCTCCGCGACACCTTCCGCGACGTCTCCGGCGTGTTGCGCGCGTGCGACCAGGTCGCGGCGCCCCAGGTGGAGAACGCTGCCATCTAGCTCCTGCAGCTCGACCAACGATCGGAGCCATCCCATGCTCGTGCGTCATCGCGGCCTCCAGCCGAGCGTCGATCCGTCGGGGTACGTCGCACCGACAGCCGTGCTCGTCGGCGACGTGCGCATCGCGGCCGGCGCGCGCATCCTGCACGGTGCGGTCGTCACGGCCGAGGACGGCCAGGTCGTCATCGGCGAGGACGCGGTCGTCATGGAGAACGCGCTCATTCGTGGAAGGGCGGCTCATCCGGTTCGTATCGGCGCGGCTGTCTTGGTCGGGCCCAACGCGCACCTGAACGGATGCGTCATCGAGGACGAGTGCTTCATCGCGACAGGAGCCGCACTGTTCCCCGGCAGCCGGATCGGGTCAGGAGCCGAGGTGCGCATCAACGGCGTGGTGCAGGTGAACACGGTCGTCCCATCGGGCGGCGTGGTGCCGATCGGATGGATCGCCGTCGGCGACCCGGCGGTCATCCTGCCTCCGGAGAGTCACGAGGAGATCTGGGCGATCCAGCGCGAGCTCGACTTCCCGGGAACGGTCTACGGCGTCGACCGCGGGGTTTCCATGCGCGAGCTCATGCGCCGTCAGTCGTCGTACTACGGCGAGCACGCGGAAGACCAGGTCGTCGGGTAGGGCCGGCGCGGCCGGCCATCCGCAGACCTCTCGAGACGAAATGGCAGGAATCCAGCGGAGATAGGCGTTCTTGCCACTCGTTGCCGATGGCGCCGCCCGCCACTGTGGTGACATGACGACCACGACCCGATCGGATGCCGCGCCGCACCTGCGCATCGCACGTCGCCTCGCCCCCGCACAGGCTCTGTACGTGTTCGGCAGCTCCGTCGACCTGACGCTGACCGGCATCGTCGGATCGCGACTCGCGCCGACCACCGCGCTCGCGACGGTGCCGTTCAGCCTGATCCCGGTGGTCGCCGTCGCGACGACCTTCGTCATCTCGCGCTTCATCGGCCGCCTCGGATACCGCAGAGTGTTCGTCTCTGTGGCGTTCGTCGCGGTGCTCGCGGGTCTGGTCTCGGCCGTGGCCGTGCAGCTCGACCTGTTCTGGCTGTTCTGCGTCGGCACAGGGTTGATCGGTGCGTACTCGGCCGGCGCCGGCTACTACCGGTACGCGGCGGCTGACGCATCAGGATCCCAGCGCGCACGCGCCGTCACCACGGTGCTCGCCGGCGGCCTCGTCGCGGCGCTCCTCGGGCCGTTTCTCGCCACGTGGGTGAGCGGGCTGCTGCCCGTCGCGTTCGTCGCCAGCTATCTGCTCGTCGCGCTGTTCGGGGCGCTTGCTGCGGTCTGGAATCTGACGCTCCCGCGGGAGCTGGCGGAGCTCGGACGCGGTGCTGCGGGCGGGGGACGGAGCGGTGAGGCGGCATCCGCGCCCGAAGACCGACCTCGGACCCGAAGGGTGCTGTGGCGCCAGCCCGTGCTGATCGCGGGCGTGGCGGCCACCTCGTTCGCCGCCATCTCGATGACGTCGATGATGACCGCCGGACCGATCGCCGGCATGGCCATGGGACACAGCGAAGCTGATGCCGCGCTGGCCGTTCAGCTGCACATGATCGGCATGTTCGCGCCCGGCTTCGTGATCGCGCGGGTCATCGGCCGCTTCGGCGAACGGTCCATCACGGTCGCCGGCGCCATCCTCGTCATCGTCGCGGGCGCCGCTGCCGCATGCAGCACGGCGGAGTGGGCGTTCCTCACGGCCATGTTCGCGATCGGGGTCGGCTGGAACTTCGCGTTCAGCGGTGGCAGCGCGCTCATCACGGATGCCTACCGACCGTCGGAGCGAGGCCGCGTGCAGCCCATCGCCGAGGTGATCACGAACGGTTTCCAGGTCGTCGGTTCGCTGAGCGCCGGCGTGCTCGCCACGGTTCCCGGATGGCGGATGCTCGGAATCGCGCTGATCGTCCTATCCGTCGTCGTCGGCATCGGTGTGGCAGCCGTGCGGCGCTCAGTGCGCTCCAGCGCACCGGATGCCGCCACTGCGTCGCCCGCTGCGGATGCCTGACCCCACTCCCGCGTCACCACCGGCGGCGGCGACGCACTGACGTTGCGCGGGGGGCATGAGGCGCGCCCATCCGTTGCGCCGCACGCCGCATCGACAATGGCCCCCGTTCAG encodes the following:
- a CDS encoding SDR family oxidoreductase, yielding MRIFMTGASGWIGTGVVPHLLAAGHEVTGLARSDASASALESAGATPVRGGLDDLDVLRAGAAASDAVIHLGFKHDFSDFAASGRTERAALETFADALEGSGRKLLFASGMAGAENGRPLTEADQSPHVGAESPRGGAERFALDLTARGIAPVSLRFAPTVHGTGDHGFSATFVRIARENGVSGYIGDGSQRWAAVHRDDAGRLVSLALEKAPGGSILHAAAEEGVPTKEMAEAIGRGLGIPVDSVSTDDAQDRFGFLAGFFARDLAATSTATRALLGWEPREIGLLEDLEQNYADRAVRTLV
- a CDS encoding siderophore-interacting protein encodes the protein MAARVHIRHEMAIRRLTVSHIEQLTPSMVRVTLIGDALNDFASSGPTDHVKVFFPDPVTGVLTVPELRGDGIHRPTSGVIISRDYTPQQFRPAPFGAAELDLDFVLHSPTAAHGNPKDPAGGGPASAWAAAAQPGDEIAVAGPRGSREAPQDVAEAVLIADETALPSFTRWLDLLPETTRITALLDVADEEVEPYLSAEQLARASVEWLYREDGPGQLEEAVRSLELGPDVYVWAAGEASALIPVRRYLKHEAELRPDQLDVQGYWKRGVVNRDHHEPIDPSDPD
- a CDS encoding MFS transporter; amino-acid sequence: MTGSHTTNPKRIASGTGDATSSAPAIEPQSIEPTSLVQVDAAPDGQRTPTATAAVPEAPVPAASAPVPKPFGWRFTAPLLLGSTLNPINSATLATGLVSIGVDMHLGPGPAATLISVLYLCSAIMQPTMGKISTLLGARRTFLTGIVILFVGGAVGAFAPSFGFLLLSRALIGVGTSAAYPTAMALVRRRADATGSGVPSRVLGNFSIAAQVSAVIGLPLGGILVGLWGWRALFAINLPVAIITYLFTMLGVPKDAPRERRGGRGILTALDLPGIGLFAATIVSLLVFLGDLKAPIWWLLAVFAVLLVALVLWERRAKSPMIDVRMLARNSPLQRTYLRQTLAALGMYTMMYGAPQFLEDGMHVDAATAGLIMLPMSAASIVLARVVSNRGWVRWPLVTGGIALIGAGAVGLFLTSESSWLIAVGMSLLVGVANGFTGFANQASLYTQTRADEIAVASGLYRTFAYIGAIFSSSLIGLAFGAKATDSGFHTMAWVVGALGVALILMTVFDRRIPKVAGEAR
- a CDS encoding thioesterase family protein, giving the protein MPAERPAEPSAYFERTGASAFRATLAVQGAWNIDEQHVAPALGLIAHVIEQEHASRRPDRMLLARVSYDILGVLPIEEVEIEVRMLRPGRTIELVEAVLSHDARPAIIARAWWMQRSDTTSVAGSGIPSLAPRETFEPWSASADWPGGFVDTVETLRRQVEPGRASFWLRPRIPLLEGEPISPVARLLGVIDIANGMTVRMPPTQVAFPNLDLTAHLFREPAGQWIGGDTSVSFGPDGAGLTHTVLFDESGPLGASSQSLTVRP
- a CDS encoding gamma carbonic anhydrase family protein, translated to MLVRHRGLQPSVDPSGYVAPTAVLVGDVRIAAGARILHGAVVTAEDGQVVIGEDAVVMENALIRGRAAHPVRIGAAVLVGPNAHLNGCVIEDECFIATGAALFPGSRIGSGAEVRINGVVQVNTVVPSGGVVPIGWIAVGDPAVILPPESHEEIWAIQRELDFPGTVYGVDRGVSMRELMRRQSSYYGEHAEDQVVG
- a CDS encoding MarR family transcriptional regulator, with protein sequence MREQSTVGDYTPSQKNVMVRLDREGSATLSALARAEGMKPQSMASILTTLAEASMVSSQPDPNDKRQHLWALTDQAREALLAGRAARIDWLARSIRDSLDAAEEAELRRGIELLAGVVDGRTG
- a CDS encoding TetR family transcriptional regulator; amino-acid sequence: MTRWEPDARGRMQRAALDLYAERGFDETTVHDIAQRAGVTERTFFRHFSDKREVLFDGSHELEQVVVRGLEESPSSVPLEMVADGFAAAAPFFDERREWSKKRSAVISAEGSLLERELLKLSTMGAAITEALRGRGVGDRDAELAGDLGVAAFGCAFQRWIDGDYAAVAGDGAGFAECLRDTFRDVSGVLRACDQVAAPQVENAAI
- a CDS encoding MFS transporter; this translates as MTTTTRSDAAPHLRIARRLAPAQALYVFGSSVDLTLTGIVGSRLAPTTALATVPFSLIPVVAVATTFVISRFIGRLGYRRVFVSVAFVAVLAGLVSAVAVQLDLFWLFCVGTGLIGAYSAGAGYYRYAAADASGSQRARAVTTVLAGGLVAALLGPFLATWVSGLLPVAFVASYLLVALFGALAAVWNLTLPRELAELGRGAAGGGRSGEAASAPEDRPRTRRVLWRQPVLIAGVAATSFAAISMTSMMTAGPIAGMAMGHSEADAALAVQLHMIGMFAPGFVIARVIGRFGERSITVAGAILVIVAGAAAACSTAEWAFLTAMFAIGVGWNFAFSGGSALITDAYRPSERGRVQPIAEVITNGFQVVGSLSAGVLATVPGWRMLGIALIVLSVVVGIGVAAVRRSVRSSAPDAATASPAADA
- a CDS encoding acyl-CoA thioesterase, which translates into the protein MHMLFRTILHAWISRFGKQVGHYDVVSTKLRVLPTDLDILRHMNNGVYFSLFDIGRFDLIRRSGIWKIFMDHGWYPVVASETITFRKSLQLWQAFTVESRIIGFDDKAAYMQHRAVVNGEIYAEAFIKARFLKRTGGTVPVADLLDAVGQVPPALELPEWLVRWGDDVKLPSTRAEAPSTWE
- a CDS encoding DNA-3-methyladenine glycosylase 2 family protein, which produces MSSIAAAPTAGDAADPRPGSDDRPVGPVTCEYRPRTPIDLRQTLGILGRGTYDQTTIWDAKGVWRTFRTPVGPVTLRLEQRPDGVDAAAWGPGAEWVIGGVPELLGAGDDWSALDVARYPFLAEVLRRRQGMRLPRTRRVLEALAPAIIEQKVTSLEAYREWARIVRWYGEIAPGVHEGFVPRDLRVCPSAHTLRHVPSWEWHRLGVDPNRSRTLVLASRSADSLERIVDDGGADAAAKLRTISGIGVWTAAETLQRSHGDPDQISLGDYGLSKTVGFALTGSPTDDDGMLELLEPWAGQRQRVVRLILASGRAPARRAPRATITDHRWR